The stretch of DNA CCGGCTCATGCGAGGCGGCCTCGAGGTGACCACGGCGAGCGGCGGGACCTTCTGGTGGCCGTACGGCGAGATCCGGCAGACGCAGGGCTTCTACGAGGGAGAGCAGGTGCGCCTCGAGCGGGGCCGGGACCTCACCGAGGCCCTGCTGGTGGCCGATCCCGGATTCCTGGCGAGCCTCCACGCGATCGCGCCCGAGCCGGCCTCGCGCTTCCATCACCCGGGCCGCCGCGCGCGGCGCGTCCGGCTCACGGCGCTCGCCGCGGTGGCGGTGCTCGGCATCGGGGCCGCCCTCTACCTGTGGGGGATCCCTGCCGCGGCGCGGGTCGTGGCCGCGCGCGTGCCCGTCTCGTGGGAAGAGCGGCTCGGCCGGTCGATCGTCGAGCAGCTGGTCCCGGCGGGAAAGGCCTGCGCGGAGCCGGCGCGCCAGCGCGTGATCGACGACCTCGTCAGAACGCTCACGGCGCCGCTGCCGCGCCTCCCCTACACGTTCCGTGTCACCGTCGTGAACGACGCGACGGTGAACGCGCTCGCGGCCCCCGGTGGCTTCATCGTGCTCTTCCGGGGTCTCCTCGAGCGCACGCGCACCCCCGAGGAGCTGGCTGGCGTGCTGGC from Candidatus Rokuibacteriota bacterium encodes:
- a CDS encoding M48 family metallopeptidase, giving the protein MTSGSVRSDWEGVYLDGRTPARQPAQIRLMRGGLEVTTASGGTFWWPYGEIRQTQGFYEGEQVRLERGRDLTEALLVADPGFLASLHAIAPEPASRFHHPGRRARRVRLTALAAVAVLGIGAALYLWGIPAAARVVAARVPVSWEERLGRSIVEQLVPAGKACAEPARQRVIDDLVRTLTAPLPRLPYTFRVTVVNDATVNALAAPGGFIVLFRGLLERTRTPEELAGVLAHEIEHVLQRHATKALVQHVSTGLLFTAVTGDVSGVMAYGLESARVLGALRYSRAAEEEADAEGLQLLLAARVDPAGMIAFFEGMESQRAAAPAVLKYLSTHPATGDRLARLRQLARGGGQRPPVRLLEGYEWADIRRICG